The Macrococcoides canis genome has a window encoding:
- the ahrC gene encoding transcriptional regulator AhrC/ArgR gives MANKTMRQIKIREIISNQHIETQEELVEKLNEFNLNVTQATISRDIKELQLIKVPTKDGQYVYSLPRDRKYHPIDKLGRYLMDSFVKLDGTENLLVLKTLPGNAQSIGAIIDQLEWDEVIGTICGDDTCLLICRDKSAAEQIAERIFNML, from the coding sequence ATGGCCAACAAGACGATGCGACAAATTAAAATTAGAGAAATTATTTCTAATCAGCATATTGAAACACAGGAAGAGCTAGTAGAAAAATTAAATGAATTCAACCTGAATGTGACGCAGGCGACGATTTCAAGAGATATTAAAGAATTACAGCTGATTAAAGTACCGACGAAGGATGGTCAGTATGTTTATTCTTTACCGAGAGATCGCAAGTATCATCCGATAGATAAACTCGGAAGATATTTGATGGATTCATTTGTGAAGCTGGATGGTACAGAGAACCTACTCGTCTTAAAGACATTACCAGGTAATGCGCAGTCCATAGGTGCGATTATCGATCAGCTTGAATGGGATGAAGTAATCGGTACAATTTGTGGAGATGATACATGTCTATTAATATGTAGAGATAAATCTGCTGCAGAGCAGATTGCTGAACGTATTTTTAACATGTTATAA
- a CDS encoding TlyA family RNA methyltransferase: MKKVRIDEYLVAQDYYQTKDAAMRAIMAGLVFDDNIRIDTAGEKIDPLKVRIRVKDRRKKYVSRGGLKLEKALQQFELEIKDRVHLDIGSSTGGFTDCALQNGAKHVYALDVGTNQLDYRLRIHPKVTVMEQTNFRYVSREVFDPTPDFVSIDVSFISLSLIFKTLVNVIEDDSDVIALIKPQFEAHKEAVDKGIVKSKDTHIDVIQKVLNYATDYGLHPQNLTYSPISGTKGNIEYLLHLKFKSEKMDNHSSVDQQIINDTYIISIINEAFNTLNHC; this comes from the coding sequence ATGAAGAAAGTTAGGATAGACGAATATCTCGTGGCACAGGATTATTATCAGACGAAAGATGCTGCAATGCGTGCAATAATGGCTGGACTCGTTTTTGATGATAATATTCGTATTGATACTGCTGGTGAAAAGATTGATCCATTAAAGGTAAGAATACGAGTTAAGGATCGACGTAAAAAATATGTAAGCAGAGGCGGACTTAAATTAGAGAAAGCACTTCAGCAGTTTGAACTCGAAATAAAGGATCGTGTGCATCTCGATATCGGATCCTCGACAGGCGGCTTCACGGATTGTGCACTTCAAAATGGAGCGAAACATGTATATGCGCTTGACGTCGGGACGAACCAGCTGGATTATCGTCTTCGTATTCATCCGAAAGTTACCGTAATGGAACAGACGAATTTTAGATATGTATCGCGTGAGGTATTTGATCCGACTCCTGACTTTGTAAGCATCGATGTCAGCTTTATCTCTTTATCGCTTATTTTTAAGACGCTTGTCAATGTCATTGAAGATGACAGTGATGTCATTGCGCTGATTAAACCACAGTTTGAAGCGCATAAAGAAGCGGTTGATAAAGGGATTGTCAAGTCAAAGGACACACATATAGATGTTATCCAAAAAGTGTTAAATTATGCAACTGATTATGGCTTACATCCACAAAACCTTACGTATTCTCCAATATCAGGGACTAAAGGTAATATTGAATATTTATTGCATCTTAAATTTAAGTCAGAGAAGATGGATAATCATTCATCAGTTGATCAGCAAATCATTAATGATACATATATTATATCTATCATTAATGAAGCTTTTAATACTTTAAACCACTGTTAG